The nucleotide window TTCACCTGAAGAAGAGATTGATTTCATGGTTTTCAAAGTTTCATCTTCTATGAAGAAATCTAAGTGAGCAAGTTTTGCTTTGAATCTAGCAACTCTCAATACTCTTAAAGGATCCTCTGAAAATGCCGAAGATACTTTTTTGAGTATTTTATTTTTTATATCATTTATGCCTCCATAAGGATCAATAAGATCATTATTTTCTACGTTCTGAGCTATTGCATTTATAGTTAAGTCTCTTCTAATTAAATCTTCTTCTAGGCTAACACTAGAATCGCTATAAAAAGTAAATCCTTTATGGCCTAGTCCAGTTTTTCTTTCTTTTCTTGCTAAGGCATACTCTTCTTTAGTCTTAGGATGCAAGAAAACAGGAAAATCCTTTCCTATAAGCTTAAAACCCAATTTTTCCATTTCAACAGGTGAGGCACCTACAACTACCCAATCCTTTTCCTTTGAGGGTATTTCAAGGATTAAATCTCTTACAGCACCGCCTACAAGGTAAATTTTCATTTGTCTAATTTACAACATTAGAATTAAATTCTCGACCATCTTCTAGTCGTAAGGCTTTAAGGGGGTTACCCCATACACAACCTGTATCCAAGGCAGAGATATTTTTTTTATCTATTTTACCTTTCAAGGATGACCAATGCCCAAATAAAATATGTCTGTTACCTTTTAATATTTTAAGATTATGCTTAAACCAAGGAAGAAAACCTCTAGGAGAATCATTAGCAGGACCTTTACAAGTTAAATTTAGTCCATTCTCTTCGGAGAAGAATCTCATTCTAGTCAAGTAATTAGTATTTAATCGAAGAATCTCCAAATAAGAAATTTCTGGATATTCTTTAGGGGGTAAATTACTAAAAATACAAGATAAATAAAGCTTTCTATCTTTAGAATTTTTTAACATTTTTTCAATAGATAAAGATGCATTCAAGGCTTCGTCCAAGTCCCAATGAGGTGGAATTCCTGCATGCGACATAATAAATTCTCTTTGACCAATTGAAGTTTCTAAAGGCTCTACATGTACCAGTGGGATTTTTGAGATCCAATCTATGTAAAGGTTTTTTTTATCTGTCTTCAAAATTTGCTCAAGAGTATCTTCCTTGCGCATTTGTCTTACTTCTTCAAGAATTGCTAACAAGTGAAGATCATGGTTTCCAAGAACAATATTACAATTATTCTTTATAGAATAAATAAGGTCTAAACATTCAAGCGAATTAGGTCCAACATTTACAAGATCTCCAGTTAGCCATAACTTATCAGTAGAAGTGTCAAATGAAATTAACTCAAGAATAGATGAAAACTCGTTATAACATCCTTGTATATCACCAATTGCATAGTTTGCCATATTTATAAAGAGTTTATCATTTCAGAAAGCTTTACAAACTTTTCTACGCTTAATTCTTCTGGTCTTTGAGATGGTTTTATCTCTAAAAGATCTAATTTTCTTAGAGGTAAAAAACTTTGTAAAGATTTTCCTATCATCTTCCTTCGTTTAGAAAATAAAATATTTGTCAATTTTTGGAGTGTTTTACAGGTCTCAGAATTAAATGAAACATTCCTAATTGGTTTAATTTGAATAATAGAGCTATCAACGTCAGGGATAGGTCTGAAGCATTCT belongs to SAR86 cluster bacterium and includes:
- a CDS encoding symmetrical bis(5'-nucleosyl)-tetraphosphatase — encoded protein: MANYAIGDIQGCYNEFSSILELISFDTSTDKLWLTGDLVNVGPNSLECLDLIYSIKNNCNIVLGNHDLHLLAILEEVRQMRKEDTLEQILKTDKKNLYIDWISKIPLVHVEPLETSIGQREFIMSHAGIPPHWDLDEALNASLSIEKMLKNSKDRKLYLSCIFSNLPPKEYPEISYLEILRLNTNYLTRMRFFSEENGLNLTCKGPANDSPRGFLPWFKHNLKILKGNRHILFGHWSSLKGKIDKKNISALDTGCVWGNPLKALRLEDGREFNSNVVN